The Cyclobacterium amurskyense genome contains the following window.
ATCCACAGACTTCGTATGCTTCACTACTTTATGCACACTTGCAGCAATCTTGTCTTCTACATCTCCTCGCCATCTCCAGGCCGGGTGTCCGTATTCGTCCAAATGAGATCCTCCTTCATATCCACCCTCTTCCCAAACACGACGAGAGGGCATATAAGCTGCCATATAATTGGCATAACCACAAACCCAAGTTTTCTCAGGAAACTCCTTTTTAAACCTTAAAGAGTAATCTACTACTGCCTCACCTCCAATTCCTATAAACAGAAGTTCATTCCCCATTTGCCAAGCTTGGGTTGGATAAGGATAGCTAGTGTCAAATATTTCTCCATTTTCAATTTTTGCAATCATCCGCTTTGCCCACCTGGCTTGAAGTGGACTATTGCCATTGGCTATGGGTTCTAATTTTTCCAAAGTCACCATTTCTTCAAAAGCCAGATCCACAAAATTGAAAGATGTTTTCAGATTAGAAGAAATTTTTTCCAATGGATTATTTAATGCTTCCTCAACGGCAGTGGAAAGCATTTTACCGTATTTCTCGCATAGTGCCAGCTCTCTACGAGGCAAAGGGTTTTGATCTCCACCACAAGCATTAAAAAACATGGCTGCCGTACCTGGGAATTTACTTTCTAAATCAATCTGCGCAAACCCAGGGTAATCTCCACACCAGGTATTGAAATCCAATGTGGTAGGGTGACAGGCATACCCAAAAAGCAAGGCTAAATAATGCCCTCCGGGACCTTTAGCTGCCAAAACAGGCACTTCATGATCCACTGCTCCTTGTAGCGGTATTCCTTTGGCTAATAAATCCGGGACTTCTGACTCTTTATTGTCTCTTCTATTTACAGCAAAAGTGCAATTACCTCCTCCTAAAAATAATTCACAATCCTGCCAGTTATAAAGTGCTTCATCAACAGCAGCAATTAGCGCTTTTTCCATCCATAAGGTATATTCTTTTACCGCTTTCTTCTGTTGTTCATCACTTGGGTAATAATCTACCAGATCATCTTCTAAACAAGGGGCACAATGATTGTGCGAAAAGGTCAACATAAATTGAGAACGTTCCAATTGAAATTGTTCCGCGATTTTGTTAAAGATCCGTTCATAGACGGTCTTAGACATGCCCATATGATCAGTGGTAACCATCACCACCCTTTTGCCAGAAGCATCCTTCAGCGCAATTACTTTGGCCCATAAATCATGGATTTTGCCATAGGCCACTCTTTTCCTACCGTAACCTGCAAGCCAAACGTCATTTTGAGGGGTTATTAAGGCCTTAGCTATGCCTATTTGCCATTTGTACTCACCCACCTTGTTCATACCAAAGTCATCCTCCTGTTCAAGCAATGCATCTCCATTCATTGACAAAACAGGTGAGGACAACAAACCCAAAGTTCCTGTCGCTACTCTTCCAATAAACTTTCGTCTGTCGAATATTACTTTGCTTTTATTTTGCATAGAAAATTCCTCTTATTGTGCCTTATCCAATTTTGTTATTTATTGTTGCTCATGTATTTCCTGCAACAATGCTATAGCAGTATCTGCCAGCAATTCTCCCCCACCCGGGGCCAGTCTTGAATTAATGGTTTCATATCCTCCACGGGTAAATGCCTCTTTTGTGGGGACATAAGCAATATGGCTATGGGTCAATTCAACCACTATTGTATTTTTATAAGGGGAATTCTCTTTGATAGCCAAACCTAAATCTACAAACACTTCACCTGGAAGTCCTACGATGGCCAGGTCTTCGCTAATTTGAAACACCTGCACCTCCAATGGGATTCTCCATGGTTGATCCCCTATTGCAGGAGGAACTGCTTCTGTTCTTCTAATTCTTTCAAGCGACCTGATTTTTAACCGTCTTCTTCTTTCCAGAAAGGCCGTTTCTTCATAAAGTCGTGGAGCCCCAGTTTCTGTATTGGCCCATTCCAATTCCTCAGGAGTGAAATGTTGGATGGGAACATAAATGACTTCAGCTATTGCCTTTAGTTCTGTTTCATTGACTTTTTGAAATTTATTGGGTTTTTGAAGTATTGCAGAAGAGAGAATTTTGCCTATTTCAGAAGAACTTTTTACTTCTTCCTTAGTACCGGTAACATCTATGTGGTTGATATTACCACAAGCTCCTGCTGCAAATAGCGATACAAAATCTTTATGAAAATGCCTTTGTAAATTATTGGCCAAAAATCCCGGGTAATCGGCACTGAAAGCCGTTCCACCAAAGGTATCGGCATGTAAAGAAAAATTAGAGACCGTCCCAATTGGGTGCTTGTCTTTCTTCCTTTGTAGCATAACCACGGCCAATTCCGGATCTGTAGGTCCTTCCGGTTCCCTAATGGATGGATTGCGTCTACCTGGATTGGTGATCAACTTTCCATCTTTCATAATAAAGCGTCTGTTAAATGCCAAATCATTAACTTCTTCTCCAAACACTTCCAGTACTACTTCCTCTCTTTGCTCATAGGCTTTTACCACCGCATTAACGATACCATCTTCAAGCTCCTTAGGATAGACATCGGCTTTACCTGTATCCAGTTGCGTGTCAAAGGGTGGTCTTAATGTTCCGGTAAGCTCCCTAATATTGGGATGATAGGCCGGAGAGGTATGGGAATGAGTTCCTGCAATAATAATATTCTGAAAAGGTATACCTGTTTCCTTCTCAATGCGCATCCTGACTCTAACCGACAAGTCTCTCTCTACCCATAAAAGATCTCCCACCACTAAAGCTACTTTCTCTCCTTCTTGCTGAAAAACCACTGCCTTGGCATACAATGGATCATGTGTTCCAGTACTCGGTCCTCGATAATGAGGATAACCGGCTTCTGAAGGAGTGATTTCAGATTGCACCATTCCGGCTTTCAGACCCGACTGCTGAGCGATTACTTTATGTCCGAAAATTAATCCTGAAAGCATAATTCCAGCCATAAAGCCCAGAAGGACAAAACGATGTGCCTGGCCATTTTCACTATTCCCTGCCTTTAATGTCATGTTTTATGTGCTAAAATATTTTTAGTATGGTAAATAAAATGGAAAGAAAAACTTTACTATGAGTTTATGGCTTTTTCTAGTAAGTTATGGGTGATCTTTTGCACCCTAGGATCTGGCCCATGCGGCCTACTATAATGGGACCAAGGCAAGGTATGTCCAGGAGGGCTACTCAATCCCATTGCCCAGAAAATGGTTGCTGCACTGAAAATAAAATTGCCTTTTGGACCCGGATAAACAACTGACTGGTAGGGACATGGGTTATCCCCACCTTGCCAGGCCGTACCTTCCGCTACAATTTCTAATCCCTCAATGTCTGCCGCATCTGCCTGATACTCCCAACCGATAAGCCCGGGAATACTTTCCCCTTTTTTCATGCCTGTACCTTTAAAAATCCAATGGTCAGGTTTTTTCACTGTCCAATCCCCTCCACCATTAATAGGTTCTGTATTTCTTACGCCCATTAAGAGCCCTTCATCTGGACCTCGTTCGGGAAAAGGGCCATTTAACTTTTCCCTCAATACTGCATAATCATTATTGGCACCATAAGGCCCGCCTCTAAATATCCTACGGTTAGGTTGGCCGGCTTCACTTGAGGTATAGGGTGCCACCCAACAAATAGAATTGCCGGAGAAAAACAATAAATTTACTCCTTGTTCTTTAAGTTTTTCCACACTTCTAAATTGCCTAATGTCCCAATATTCATCATGCCCAATGCTTAAGAAAGCCTTGGCTTTTAGTCCTCTGTCAGGGGTTAACAAATCTACATTGGAACAATAACTTACATCATAACCATGCTTCTCCAAAAAATAGGAAAATGGCATTTCAAATGAAATAAATTCTCCTGAGCCGAAGGAAAGCGGATCATTGACAATGGCATCATATTGTCCTTGACGAGCATAGGGCCGATCAAAGCTTACCTGCGCCCAAGGGCCTTGGTTTCCCTTTGGATGGGTATAAATTGAATAATTATTAGGCCATTTGTTATAGGCCTGCCAAGTATTGTCGGAGCATTGAAATAATAAATCTGTTTCGCGCTCATCCTTGACAATAAATATCACATAACTTTCCCAATAAGGCGCTGAAGGGCTTTTAGGCAAGGTGCGCAATTTACCCAAATACACTCCACTCAGCCATTCTTCAGGAATCGTTATAGAAGTGGAAACCTCCCATTTGCATTCGTGGATATTCTTTTCACCTGGAGCAGGAGTGGCCTGTCGCTTACCTTTAAGAGGACCTGTCTTTTTCATCCATCGGCCTCCAGTTCCATTATAATAGCCTGTACGGTAAAAATCAATCTGGAAATCCTCTTCCGGATCAACTGACACCATGATGTCCAAACTTTCTCCCGCCGTTAGACTTTGTCTGGAACAATACCCTTCTATCAGTGTAGAACGGTATTGTTTTTCGTCGGGTCTTACTCTGGTCAACTGCCAAGAGCTGGTCCCTTCCTTTTTGTTTTCTTCCAGTATAAGGTTTTTCTTTTTAGTAGCAGGATTGGAAAAAGCGGGTGTGGACCCCAATGCCAAAGCAAATCCACTACCTGCACTTAATTTTATTGCGTCTCTCCTGGTGAGTTTATTGTTCTTAGCCATTTTTAGAAATTGATGGTGTTTCTTCTACTATTAAGATCTCGATAATTATTCTAAGTGTTACTTAGAAGTTATCGAAGAGGATTTCAACTTGTCTAAAAGACCCAATAAATTAGAGGTAATCACATTTGATGCGTTTACTTCCAGGTAGCTGGACCGTGCCCTCCATGTTTCATAACCACCCCATTCATGGTGCTTGGGAGTAGGAAGATAGCCATTGTAGCCGTTTGCCAGAGAAACACTGAATGTTTGTTGAAAAGGACTTTTGGCTTTTATTTCCAAGCCTATTTCCACAAAAACCTCGCAAGGAACAGCTGTAATCGCTAAATCTCCAATTTGTAGTGCCTGAAGGATCAATTGCTTTTGGTCAGGAAAGTCATTTAGAAAAATAGTTTCTCTTGCATATAACTCATCTCTTTTAAGTAGAAGTGGTCCCTTTGCCTCAGCTACGATTTTTTTCGCTCTTTCTAGTTCGGCAGCATCTGGTTTCCTTACCCCAAGTGATACTTCTGTTTGTGCACTTGCCAACGGCACCCAGTCATGATAGGTAATGGTTTGGTATACTTTATAAGCTTCTGCAGCTACCTTATTGGCAACGATGGCCATTTTCTCATACTTTTCCACGGGTTTTGGCGCTGGTCCACCAAAATTTATATTATTGATGTCCCCACTAGTACCATTGGTCATTATGCCTACAAATTCAGGGTTTTGACGATCTGCTCCTATCATTTCACCAATTCGATTGGCAAACATTCCGAAATAATCAGCAGAAATATCCCCACTTTTAGTACCTCCTACATAGTGTAAGGAATAGTTAGCAAGTAAGGCAATGGGCTCCCCACTTAATGATTGAACAGAAATAATAGGCACTTCCGGATCAATTGGACCCGCAGGACCTGAAAGGTCCGGGTTTTCAAAACCTGGGTTCATCCTTACTTTATCTTCTCCACCAAATGGGTTGGTAAAAGTTTTGCCCTCTTTCAATTTCCATCGACGGTTAAATACTTCACTGGGCTCCTGACCTACGCCCCAGCCTATCCTTGCTGGTTCCAGGTTATTATTCGCTCTAATGATAGCATCAGCGGCCCGCTCTTCCAAAAAGACCAAATATTCTGGATCATAGGTACTTCCGAAAACGGAACATGCTGTACCTCCGGAATGCGTATGAATAGAGGAAATCAACATATTCTCTACGGGAATATCTGTATAAGACGCTGCTCTTTTTTTGGCATTGTCTAAGGTTTCCCTATAGGCCATACACAGGTCCAATGTTACAATTGCTATTTTTGTATTTCCATCATCTAAAACCAACCCCCTGGCATGAGTGTCATCATGGATATGTTTGGCAAAATCTTCTTGAAAATTACCATTGATTGAGGTGCCAATTTTAGGAGTAATTACACTTAGGGCAGCACCTGCCTTAAAAATTTTTGCTGCTCCTTCATTTTGTGCGGTAAGGTTCCCTACCCCTGTTATTAAAAAAACTAAAGTGAGTAATAAGCACAAGTATTTCTCGAGCTTTGACTTAAAATTCCAATCGGCGATATTCATTGTAATCATGTTTTGG
Protein-coding sequences here:
- a CDS encoding neutral/alkaline non-lysosomal ceramidase N-terminal domain-containing protein, with the translated sequence MQNKSKVIFDRRKFIGRVATGTLGLLSSPVLSMNGDALLEQEDDFGMNKVGEYKWQIGIAKALITPQNDVWLAGYGRKRVAYGKIHDLWAKVIALKDASGKRVVMVTTDHMGMSKTVYERIFNKIAEQFQLERSQFMLTFSHNHCAPCLEDDLVDYYPSDEQQKKAVKEYTLWMEKALIAAVDEALYNWQDCELFLGGGNCTFAVNRRDNKESEVPDLLAKGIPLQGAVDHEVPVLAAKGPGGHYLALLFGYACHPTTLDFNTWCGDYPGFAQIDLESKFPGTAAMFFNACGGDQNPLPRRELALCEKYGKMLSTAVEEALNNPLEKISSNLKTSFNFVDLAFEEMVTLEKLEPIANGNSPLQARWAKRMIAKIENGEIFDTSYPYPTQAWQMGNELLFIGIGGEAVVDYSLRFKKEFPEKTWVCGYANYMAAYMPSRRVWEEGGYEGGSHLDEYGHPAWRWRGDVEDKIAASVHKVVKHTKSVDS
- a CDS encoding neutral/alkaline non-lysosomal ceramidase N-terminal domain-containing protein: MTLKAGNSENGQAHRFVLLGFMAGIMLSGLIFGHKVIAQQSGLKAGMVQSEITPSEAGYPHYRGPSTGTHDPLYAKAVVFQQEGEKVALVVGDLLWVERDLSVRVRMRIEKETGIPFQNIIIAGTHSHTSPAYHPNIRELTGTLRPPFDTQLDTGKADVYPKELEDGIVNAVVKAYEQREEVVLEVFGEEVNDLAFNRRFIMKDGKLITNPGRRNPSIREPEGPTDPELAVVMLQRKKDKHPIGTVSNFSLHADTFGGTAFSADYPGFLANNLQRHFHKDFVSLFAAGACGNINHIDVTGTKEEVKSSSEIGKILSSAILQKPNKFQKVNETELKAIAEVIYVPIQHFTPEELEWANTETGAPRLYEETAFLERRRRLKIRSLERIRRTEAVPPAIGDQPWRIPLEVQVFQISEDLAIVGLPGEVFVDLGLAIKENSPYKNTIVVELTHSHIAYVPTKEAFTRGGYETINSRLAPGGGELLADTAIALLQEIHEQQ
- a CDS encoding N,N-dimethylformamidase beta subunit family domain-containing protein, translated to MAKNNKLTRRDAIKLSAGSGFALALGSTPAFSNPATKKKNLILEENKKEGTSSWQLTRVRPDEKQYRSTLIEGYCSRQSLTAGESLDIMVSVDPEEDFQIDFYRTGYYNGTGGRWMKKTGPLKGKRQATPAPGEKNIHECKWEVSTSITIPEEWLSGVYLGKLRTLPKSPSAPYWESYVIFIVKDERETDLLFQCSDNTWQAYNKWPNNYSIYTHPKGNQGPWAQVSFDRPYARQGQYDAIVNDPLSFGSGEFISFEMPFSYFLEKHGYDVSYCSNVDLLTPDRGLKAKAFLSIGHDEYWDIRQFRSVEKLKEQGVNLLFFSGNSICWVAPYTSSEAGQPNRRIFRGGPYGANNDYAVLREKLNGPFPERGPDEGLLMGVRNTEPINGGGDWTVKKPDHWIFKGTGMKKGESIPGLIGWEYQADAADIEGLEIVAEGTAWQGGDNPCPYQSVVYPGPKGNFIFSAATIFWAMGLSSPPGHTLPWSHYSRPHGPDPRVQKITHNLLEKAINS